In Methanofollis sp. UBA420, one DNA window encodes the following:
- a CDS encoding DUF4430 domain-containing protein — MHRDMMKVLFLLLLLLAAPGTALTMDVSGSSPDSAVMITLDTEADVTFQMNGGTPYYAHGTTVKFIPHTTGTLTITATAGGETTTRSVAITKSGGGGGGDSGDDDSIVWRDVTLGSGTFNVTAESGKPYTVDRRTALGTLDASDTSYTVKDTWYAAYGTLYLTSVNGRAGEGMAGWMYQVNGVSPAVGANSYHVNNGDKVVFYYSESMSDTPATSKDTIYLRVVFGSGSSDSGSSDSGSSGAASRGTTPGLGPATGPGISLGLPAGVSITTEGGRSRITVNTSAGQKGVRVTVRGDRIIIERPGLLMTVLTGDIMEKNGIANGFIKSVTAELDPVTGAIEGVGDVRGRINLLLRGLPAEAGVNVTYEPGLAPAAQSAIALLAVDEEKAIRAVACVMHVEKTGIANGEDILGATIRISVPPAWVEAHGGAGAVRIAHCADNGTVTFLETRPAVTDSAGNLIFEADSPEGLSGFALLTLGEREATMNTTDAAAPSTEAPPETTAPQKAPLSTLAIVSGVLIGCTAYVIRKRDD; from the coding sequence ATGCATCGTGACATGATGAAGGTTCTTTTCCTCCTCCTTCTCCTGCTCGCAGCACCCGGAACAGCGCTCACCATGGACGTCTCAGGGTCGTCACCGGACTCGGCCGTCATGATCACCCTGGATACAGAGGCAGACGTGACCTTCCAGATGAACGGTGGAACGCCATATTATGCACATGGAACGACGGTGAAGTTCATCCCCCACACCACCGGTACCCTCACCATCACCGCCACTGCAGGCGGTGAGACCACCACACGGTCGGTCGCCATCACGAAGAGCGGAGGAGGAGGCGGTGGCGACAGCGGTGACGACGATTCGATCGTCTGGAGAGACGTGACCCTTGGATCGGGCACCTTCAACGTGACCGCAGAGAGCGGGAAGCCCTATACCGTCGACCGCAGGACCGCTCTCGGTACGCTCGACGCCTCCGACACCTCATATACAGTGAAAGACACATGGTACGCCGCCTACGGCACCCTGTACCTCACCTCCGTCAATGGCAGAGCAGGAGAGGGGATGGCCGGGTGGATGTACCAGGTCAACGGAGTCTCCCCGGCCGTCGGTGCCAATTCCTACCATGTGAATAACGGTGACAAAGTCGTCTTCTACTACAGCGAAAGCATGAGCGACACCCCGGCGACATCAAAAGACACCATCTATCTCAGGGTGGTCTTCGGGAGCGGGAGTTCGGACAGCGGGAGTTCGGACAGCGGGAGTTCGGGTGCCGCCAGCAGGGGCACGACGCCCGGCCTCGGGCCGGCCACAGGGCCGGGGATATCACTCGGCCTCCCGGCAGGCGTTTCCATCACCACCGAGGGGGGCAGGTCGCGGATCACGGTCAATACGAGTGCCGGACAGAAAGGCGTGCGGGTGACGGTACGGGGGGACCGCATCATCATCGAGCGCCCCGGCCTCCTGATGACCGTGCTGACCGGCGACATCATGGAGAAGAACGGTATCGCAAACGGCTTTATCAAGAGCGTCACAGCGGAACTGGACCCGGTCACCGGGGCGATCGAGGGGGTCGGGGATGTCAGGGGAAGGATCAACCTCTTGCTCAGGGGACTGCCTGCCGAGGCAGGGGTGAACGTGACCTATGAACCCGGACTCGCGCCGGCGGCACAGTCGGCGATTGCCCTGCTCGCAGTCGATGAGGAAAAGGCCATTCGTGCGGTGGCCTGTGTGATGCACGTGGAGAAGACCGGCATCGCCAATGGTGAGGACATCCTCGGCGCCACCATCAGGATCTCCGTCCCCCCTGCATGGGTGGAGGCGCACGGGGGCGCCGGTGCCGTGAGGATCGCACATTGTGCCGACAACGGGACGGTCACATTCCTGGAGACGCGGCCGGCCGTGACGGACAGTGCAGGCAACCTGATCTTTGAGGCAGACTCCCCGGAGGGGCTATCCGGGTTCGCACTCCTCACCCTCGGTGAAAGAGAGGCAACGATGAACACGACAGACGCCGCCGCACCTTCCACAGAGGCACCGCCTGAAACGACCGCACCACAAAAGGCGCCTCTCAGCACCCTCGCCATCGTTTCCGGTGTCCTTATCGGATGTACAGCGTACGTGATCAGGAAAAGGGATGACTGA